In one window of Streptomyces sp. NBC_01224 DNA:
- a CDS encoding S1 family peptidase: MKQLLRAVKRCSVIAAVVLAAVSLQPAGASAAPTPVVGGTRAAQGEFPFMVRLSMGCGGALYAKDIVLTAAHCVGGSGNNTSITATAGVVDLQSSSAIKVKSTKVLQAPGYNGMGKDWALIKLAKPIDLPTLKIATNTTYNNGTFTIAGWGAATEGGSQQRYLLKAAVPFVSDADCQGAYGSDLVPGDEICAGLIDTGGVDTCQGDSGGPMFRKDNAGAWIQVGIVSWGQGCAEPGYPGVYSEVSTFAANIASAAATL, encoded by the coding sequence TTGAAGCAGCTTCTGCGCGCCGTGAAGAGATGCTCCGTCATAGCCGCCGTGGTCCTCGCGGCCGTCAGCCTCCAGCCCGCCGGAGCGTCCGCGGCCCCCACCCCGGTCGTCGGCGGAACCCGCGCCGCCCAGGGTGAATTCCCGTTCATGGTCCGGCTGTCGATGGGCTGCGGCGGCGCTCTCTATGCCAAGGACATCGTCCTCACCGCCGCGCACTGTGTGGGCGGTTCGGGCAACAACACCTCCATCACCGCCACCGCGGGCGTCGTCGACCTCCAGTCGTCCAGTGCGATCAAGGTCAAGTCCACCAAGGTCCTCCAGGCCCCCGGTTACAACGGCATGGGCAAGGACTGGGCACTGATCAAGCTCGCCAAGCCCATCGACCTGCCCACCCTGAAGATCGCCACCAACACCACGTACAACAACGGCACCTTCACCATCGCAGGCTGGGGCGCCGCCACCGAGGGTGGAAGCCAGCAGCGGTATCTGCTGAAGGCAGCCGTGCCGTTCGTCTCCGACGCCGACTGCCAGGGCGCGTACGGCAGCGACCTCGTCCCCGGCGACGAGATCTGCGCCGGGCTGATCGACACGGGCGGCGTGGACACCTGCCAGGGCGACTCCGGCGGCCCCATGTTCCGCAAGGACAACGCCGGAGCCTGGATCCAGGTGGGCATCGTCAGCTGGGGCCAGGGCTGCGCCGAGCCCGGTTACCCGGGTGTGTACAGCGAGGTCTCGACGTTCGCCGCCAACATCGCCTCCGCGGCGGCCACGCTCTGA
- a CDS encoding glycoside hydrolase family 35 protein has protein sequence MADFTVGDDHFRLDGKPVRLLSGALHYFRVHEAQWDHRLSMLRAMGLNCVETYVPWNLHEPQPGRFRDVAALGRFLDAAQRAGLWAIVRPGPYICAEWENGGLPAWVTGRFGRRVRTRDEEYLGAVERWFTALLPQVVQRQIGRGGPVIMVQAENEYGSYGTDRVYLQRVAGMLRERGVTVPLFTSDGPEDHMLTGGSVPGLLATVNFGSGAREAFEVLRRHQPKGPLMCMEFWCGWFEHWGAAPAVRDPAEAAKALREILECGASVNVYMAHGGTNFAGWAGANRSGPVQDQDLQPTVTSYDYDAPIDEYGRPTEKFWLFRKVLAEFADGPLPELPPEPVGPPAPVRAELTEWAPLSVVLEVLGDPERAESGVPPTFEELGVDRGLVRYEVTVPGLRRPYALGVSGLRDRAVVYVNGVRQGVLSGESTTLDEPVAGPAEVELWVESLGRVNYGPRLGEPKGITGGVRHERQYLHGVRARGLRLAAFEEPGAVDAVPFGGVAERGRAGLYRGSFESADSGLAGPPDHAGLELPGWTRGFVWVNGFCLGRYWSAGPQRTLYVPGPVLREGVNEVWVLEVEGAGDPWVELGPGVPVRTGTPGGAQS, from the coding sequence ATGGCTGACTTCACCGTGGGGGACGACCACTTCCGGCTCGACGGGAAGCCCGTACGGCTGCTGTCGGGGGCCCTGCACTATTTCCGGGTCCATGAGGCGCAGTGGGACCACCGGCTGTCGATGCTGCGCGCCATGGGTCTCAACTGTGTCGAGACATATGTGCCGTGGAATCTCCATGAGCCGCAGCCCGGTCGCTTCCGGGACGTGGCGGCGCTGGGCAGGTTCCTGGACGCGGCGCAGCGGGCCGGACTGTGGGCGATCGTCCGCCCGGGACCGTACATCTGTGCCGAGTGGGAGAACGGCGGTCTGCCGGCCTGGGTGACGGGGCGGTTCGGGCGACGGGTGCGGACCCGTGACGAGGAGTATCTGGGTGCCGTGGAGCGGTGGTTCACGGCGCTGCTGCCGCAGGTGGTGCAGCGGCAGATCGGACGCGGCGGCCCGGTGATCATGGTTCAGGCGGAGAACGAGTACGGGAGCTACGGCACCGATCGGGTCTATCTGCAACGGGTGGCCGGGATGCTGCGGGAGCGCGGGGTGACCGTGCCGCTGTTCACCTCCGACGGGCCGGAGGACCACATGCTCACCGGCGGCTCCGTGCCGGGGCTGCTCGCCACGGTGAACTTCGGGTCGGGTGCGCGGGAGGCCTTCGAGGTGCTGCGCCGCCATCAGCCGAAGGGGCCGCTGATGTGCATGGAGTTCTGGTGCGGGTGGTTCGAGCACTGGGGTGCCGCGCCGGCGGTACGGGATCCGGCGGAGGCGGCAAAGGCCCTGCGGGAGATTCTGGAGTGCGGGGCGTCGGTGAATGTCTACATGGCGCACGGGGGGACGAACTTTGCGGGCTGGGCGGGGGCGAACCGCTCGGGTCCGGTGCAGGACCAGGATCTTCAGCCGACGGTGACGTCATACGACTACGATGCGCCGATCGACGAGTACGGGCGGCCGACGGAGAAGTTCTGGCTGTTCCGGAAGGTCCTGGCGGAGTTCGCGGACGGTCCGCTTCCGGAGCTGCCGCCGGAGCCGGTCGGGCCCCCGGCACCGGTGCGGGCGGAGCTGACCGAGTGGGCACCCCTGTCGGTGGTCCTGGAGGTGCTGGGCGACCCGGAACGGGCAGAGTCCGGTGTTCCGCCGACGTTCGAGGAACTGGGCGTGGACCGGGGCCTGGTGCGGTACGAGGTCACCGTTCCGGGATTGCGACGCCCCTATGCGCTGGGTGTCTCCGGGCTCCGGGACCGTGCGGTGGTGTATGTGAACGGCGTCCGGCAAGGTGTGCTGAGCGGCGAGAGCACCACCCTCGACGAGCCGGTGGCCGGGCCCGCGGAGGTCGAGCTGTGGGTGGAGTCACTGGGCCGGGTCAATTACGGGCCGCGGCTGGGCGAGCCGAAAGGCATCACGGGCGGCGTCCGGCACGAACGGCAGTATCTGCACGGGGTACGGGCGCGGGGGCTGCGGCTGGCCGCTTTCGAGGAACCGGGTGCGGTGGACGCGGTGCCTTTCGGCGGGGTCGCCGAGAGGGGCCGTGCCGGGCTGTACCGGGGTTCTTTCGAGTCGGCGGATTCGGGACTCGCGGGCCCTCCGGATCACGCGGGGCTCGAACTGCCGGGCTGGACGCGCGGGTTCGTGTGGGTGAACGGTTTCTGTCTGGGACGGTACTGGTCGGCGGGTCCGCAGCGGACGCTGTATGTGCCGGGTCCCGTGCTGCGGGAGGGCGTCAACGAGGTGTGGGTGCTGGAGGTGGAGGGCGCCGGGGATCCGTGGGTGGAGCTGGGTCCGGGTGTGCCCGTCCGGACGGGCACACCCGGGGGTGCTCAGAGCTGA
- a CDS encoding helix-turn-helix domain-containing protein, with protein sequence MYHTWMRFFTPSPLHHRLGLVCLGVGLQHGALPTVGPRTLDHHVAVVINSGSGWFIGADGRRVPVVAPSLIWLTPGTPHHYGADPGSGWDESFVDFTGPATATYTELGYIEPDRPLVPLADTAGPRAAVGRMVRAARRGNPLLEVETGAAVHELLVALRRARADVSPDGDPVLQALARDAFQPLSVAEHAARHGMTPAELRTAVRRGAGCSPKDYLLGIRLGRAKELLAATDLPVAAVARRVGYDDPAYFSRLFARRVGTAPVRFRDQQGRSVPGGWSDQVPDPEHPPTITPLGPAV encoded by the coding sequence ATGTACCACACCTGGATGCGCTTCTTCACTCCCAGCCCGCTCCACCACCGGCTGGGCCTCGTCTGCCTGGGCGTGGGGCTGCAGCACGGCGCCCTGCCGACGGTCGGCCCGCGCACCCTGGACCACCATGTGGCCGTCGTCATCAACTCCGGCAGCGGCTGGTTCATCGGAGCCGACGGCCGCCGGGTGCCCGTCGTCGCACCCAGCCTGATCTGGCTGACCCCCGGCACCCCGCACCACTACGGCGCCGATCCCGGCAGCGGCTGGGACGAGAGTTTCGTCGACTTCACCGGCCCCGCCACCGCCACGTACACCGAGCTCGGCTACATCGAGCCCGACCGCCCGCTCGTCCCGCTCGCCGACACGGCGGGCCCCCGCGCAGCGGTGGGGCGGATGGTGCGCGCGGCACGTCGCGGCAACCCGCTGCTGGAGGTCGAGACCGGCGCCGCCGTGCATGAACTCCTCGTCGCCCTGCGCCGGGCCCGCGCCGATGTCAGCCCCGACGGCGACCCGGTCCTGCAGGCCCTCGCCCGAGACGCCTTCCAGCCGCTCTCCGTCGCAGAGCACGCGGCCCGGCACGGCATGACACCCGCCGAACTGCGCACGGCGGTACGGCGGGGCGCGGGCTGCAGCCCGAAGGACTACCTCCTCGGCATCCGGCTCGGCCGCGCCAAGGAGCTCCTCGCCGCCACCGACCTGCCGGTCGCCGCGGTCGCCCGACGCGTCGGCTACGACGACCCGGCGTACTTCTCCCGCCTCTTCGCCCGCCGGGTCGGCACCGCCCCGGTCCGGTTCCGCGATCAGCAGGGCCGCAGCGTCCCGGGCGGCTGGAGCGACCAGGTCCCGGACCCGGAGCACCCACCGACGATCACCCCCCTGGGCCCGGCCGTCTAA
- a CDS encoding chorismate mutase, whose product MTTRDIDESVSAELNRLRESIDNIDAAVVHMLAERFKCTQQVGHLKAAHQLPPADPARESRQIARLRQLAESAHLDPAFAEKLLNFIVAEVIRHHERIAEESATNGKTGAGS is encoded by the coding sequence ATGACCACGAGGGACATCGACGAGTCCGTGAGCGCGGAACTGAACCGGCTGCGCGAGAGCATCGACAACATTGACGCCGCTGTTGTCCATATGCTCGCCGAGCGCTTCAAGTGCACCCAGCAGGTCGGCCACCTCAAGGCCGCCCACCAGCTCCCCCCGGCCGACCCGGCCCGCGAGAGCCGGCAGATCGCCCGGCTGAGGCAGCTGGCGGAGAGCGCGCATCTGGATCCGGCCTTCGCGGAGAAGCTGCTGAACTTCATCGTGGCGGAGGTCATCCGCCACCATGAACGGATCGCGGAGGAGTCGGCGACGAACGGGAAGACCGGCGCCGGGTCGTGA